A window of the Penaeus monodon isolate SGIC_2016 chromosome 11, NSTDA_Pmon_1, whole genome shotgun sequence genome harbors these coding sequences:
- the LOC119578739 gene encoding short-chain dehydrogenase/reductase family 9C member 7-like gives MGMTWYHMLAAWLLAWVALVIVSQRSWAVSWLALGLMAAHIGDWAMKAAMNAMPRKNIDGNGKAVFITGCDSGFGRLLAIRLDKLGFKVYAGCLQPDGTGATSLKLETSSKLTVVRLDVTKEDEVRFAYKFIKDDLGSLDLWAVVNNAGIAAFTEIEWCPIAEYRRVYEVNSLGPIRVTKTFLPLLRKSSGRIVLVASLAGRYTFPGFTAYSMSKHATVSFADGLRLEMQKWGITVHTVEPTLYRTPISQEGPIHRALDRFWEECPEDVRNSYGDEYMKDFKITISAHLNRAKPSEKIKEVVDDMVDAVAGQDPKSRYVPSVVTQVRAKVLSALPDKVRDHLFLSSQPQTPPAYVAARKKKRLLKDPRPNAGVQGPQGARLYRMFSMPNWDKKEMTPSPKSDTKFEF, from the exons ATGGGTATGACCTGGTACCACATGTTGGCCGCGTGGCTCCTGGCGTGGGTGGCGCTCGTCATCGTCTCGCAGCGGTCGTGGGCGGTTTCGTGGCTCGCCCTGGGTCTTATGGCCGCCCATATCGGCGACTGGGCGATGAAGGCAGCGATGAACGCCATGCCGAGGAAGAACATCGACGGCAACGGCAAGGCGGTGTTCATCACAG GCTGTGACTCCGGCTTCGGGAGGCTGCTGGCAATAAGACTCGATAAGCTGGGTTTTAAG gTGTACGCCGGGTGCCTCCAGCCCGACGGCACGGGCGCCACGTCGCTCAAGCTCGAAACCTCCTCGAAGCTGACAGTGGTGAGACTCGACGTCACGAAGGAGGATGAGGTGCGATTCGCCTACAAGTTCATCAAGGACGACCTCGGGAGTCTAG ACCTGTGGGCCGTCGTGAACAACGCGGGCATCGCAGCCTTCACGGAGATCGAGTGGTGCCCCATCGCCGAGTACCGCCGCGTCTACGAAGTGAACTCCCTGGGCCCCATCCGCGTCACCAAGACCTTCCTGCCGCTCCTCAGGAAGTCCAGCGGCAGGATCGTGCTCGTGGCTTCCCTGGCAG GACGCTACACCTTCCCCGGATTCACGGCCTACAGCATGAGTAAGCACGCGACGGTCTCCTTCGCCGACGGACTCAGGCTGGAGATGCAAAAGTGGGGCATCACCGTCCACACCGTCGAGCCTACTCTTTATAG gACGCCCATTAGCCAGGAAGGACCCATCCACCGCGCCCTCGACAGGTTCTGGGAGGAATGCCCCGAGGACGTGAGGAATTCCTACGGCGACGAATACATGAAGGACTTTAAGATAACAATCTCCGCCCACCTGAATCGAGCTAAGCCCTCGGAGAAGATTAAGGAGGTCGTCGACGATATGGTGGACGCCGTGGCAGGGCAGGACCCCAAG AGCCGCTACGTACCCAGTGTGGTGACGCAAGTGAGAGCCAAGGTACTCTCCGCTCTGCCAGACAAAGTCCGCGACCACCTGTTCCTCAGCAGCCAGCCACAGACGCCACCTGCGTATGTTGCAG CACGCAAGAAGAAGCGGCTGCTGAAGGACCCGCGACCCAACGCAGGCGTGCAGGGACCTCAAGGAGCGAGACTATACCGAATGTTCTCGATGCCCAACTGGGACAAGAAGGAAATGACGCCCTCGCCCAAATCCGACACCAAGTTCGAATTCTAG